Within Aphelocoma coerulescens isolate FSJ_1873_10779 chromosome 1A, UR_Acoe_1.0, whole genome shotgun sequence, the genomic segment CTGATCTTGCCTGGctaagaagcaagagaaatggTTCACCCCAGTCTGCATCATTTTATTCTACTGATAGACAGTGAATGTAAACACTTAAACCTGATCCAGGTGGGACTCTGTTCTCTCATTTTAGCTGGTGCTTTAAGCACAGCTCTCTCCATGCCATCATTGTCTTTGTGAAACATCTAGTGTCGAGCGAAATCATTTCTTACTCCACTTTACAGACCAGTTGATGTTTGTGTTTTTAGTTGGACAGGTGAACTACCCAAAGGTTGCAGACAATTCCTCCTTTGACGAGGACAGCAGTGATGCCCTCTCCCCAGAACAGCCAGCCAGCCATGAGTCCCAAGGGTCTGTCCCATCGCCGATGGACTCCCGGATTTGTGAGCCTCTCCCTAGCACCACTGGCACGTCACTAGCTCAGGTGAGACTGTGGAGGCCTCCTGCAGTGCCCTGGAGCTTCATGCTGATTTGTGGCAGAGGATCCTAAAAAGTGAGACTAAGGCTTTCCTAAGAGGTGTAGTCTGTGAGATTTCACTAGGGATCTGAGCTCTGTGTGGTGTCAGTCACGTCCTCCTCTGGTTATTCAGAAACCCTCATGGTGGTGCCATGTGGGGAAGGAGGCAGCCATTGCTTGGTGATACAGCCTGTGTGCAGCTGATCCCAGCAGGCAATGCTGGGAGATACAGGTGTGAGATTTTGATTCCTTTTCTGCCCTAAGAAGTTGTGCTGCTTCTCAGGGACAACTGAAGCAGTGGGTTAAAGGAGTCTGATTAAAGATTTGAAACCTGTGCTCCTTCCTTCTAAGTGGACAGTTCCTACACTCTATTAAACTGTTTCCCTCCTCTTGTGTGTATTCATGATGCCtttttctgtccctgcagggttCATCCCAGTTGCAGATTAGCGCAGACTCCAGTGAAACTCTTTTCCTACCTGAGCAGCCACCTCCGCCACTGCCACCTCCACCTCTTCTGCCCCCTGGTCTTACCAATGGAGTGGCTCTTACTGCTGCCAAGCCCCCACCAACACTCATTAAGGTACTATTTTGGGTGATGTCTTCATTGTTGTCGTCTGAAAGAAGATAAGGTGGTTACTTTTAAGCAGGTTTGGAGCTGGAAGTACTAGATTAACAGTTGCAAAGGAAGGAAACGTTTCTCATTAGTGTATTCCTCTGACACTAACTGTAACATATTTAATGGGATTTTCTGCTCCGTGGAAAGCAGAATTCACCTTCTATAAAATGAGTGCTGAATGCAAAACGTTTTGAAACAATAAGTGTTATCTATAATTAGAGTCAATGAGTCTGCACTGGATGAGCAGATGATCTGGTGTGCTGGGAAAGGTGACCTGCATTATGGTGCAGTGTAAGCTGCTGCCGGTGCTGTGTCTGTAATGTTATCTCAGAGAAGCATGGAAAGACCCTGAGGTGAACAAACTAGagaatttcaaaattaaactCCCAGTCTGTGTTCTGGTTTACATGGGATGTTATATCAGTGTTTCTATTCTTACttgcttcctccttttcttctgaaTAGCAAAGCCAGCCCAAGTCTGCTAGTGAGAAGTCTCAGCGCAGTAAAAAAGCCAAGGATTTAAAGCCGAAAGTCAAGAAGCTTAAATATCATCAGTATATTCCCCCGGACCAAAAGCAGGACAAGGGAGCTCCTCCCATGGATTCATCCTATGCCAAaatactgcagcagcagcaactctTTCTCCAGCTTCAGATCCtcaaccagcagcagcagcactacaACTATCAGACCATCCTGCCAGCCCCACCAAAGTACGGGTCCGCAGTGGCAGCTCTCTTAGGAAGTGCTTGCTTCCCCAGCATTGTTACCAAAGACGTGGTGTCCTGGGTGTGAGGGGTGGCCACTGGGTGTGACGGGTGTGACACACTTGGTCTTGTAGGTTCGAGAGGGCCTCAAAAAGAGGCAGTGCAAGATGAATCAGACAAAAGCAGCTGAAGTGAGTCGGTTGGCACAGTAAGGGGCACGGATATAGCCAAGAGCACTGGTGTGCTTCAGTGTTTAGGGCAGCACTGGTGACCCAGCTGTTTCTGAACATGTTTGACACTGAGGGCCTCTGGTGTCTTCCCACTGTGATTTTGatgtctgctttcttttttttcctgcaggcctccaggagagcagcagagtgGTACCAGTGCCCCTACCGTACGCAATCACTCTGCCACAGTCAGCAGCACATCTTCAGTATCCTCTGGTTCTAGTGGGCTGATGAGACAAAACAGTAACTCTGCGGTGGGCAAGCCTGGCCCTCTCCCTGCCAACCTGGATGAGATGAAGGTAAATGTCCTGTGAAGCCGCAGAGACCCTTTTTGCCATTGTCAGTGGGGAGTACTGAACGATGTTGCTGccccagagcagggctgaggtGGACTGACAGGAGTTAGTGATAGCAGCTGGGACTGCTACCCCCCAGTCTGTACCTGAGGTGCAAGTTTGTTGGCCTGCAGGAAGATCAGTTTAGTCCTTTGTCTCATAGCTCTGGTAGCTGTTGATAGTTGTTTAGTTAGAAGTGTATGTTCTCTTAATGTTGCCCTCTTTTTTCACCATCTGTCAGGTAGCAGAGCTGAAGCAAGAGCTGAAGTTGAGGGCCTTGCCTGTCTCGGGCACAAAGACGGACCTAATTGAGCGTCTCCGAGCTTACCAAGAGCAGAACGGTGCAGCCGGCCAAACAACCCCCACTCCcaagcccagcacagcagccgtCCTCCCTAAAGCTGCCGAAGTGGTGGTAGCCTTCCCAACTGCCAGGCTGAGCACAGGGCCAGCCCTGGTCACCACTGGCATTGCACCAGCAGAAGTAGTTGTGGCCACAGTTACTGGTGGAGGCGTGATGAAGTTTGGGAGCACAGGCTCAACTCCTCCTGTTTCTCCAACTCCTTCTGAGCGCTCGCAAATGAGCACAGGGGACGAGAACTCGGGCACTGGAGATACCTTTGGAGAGATGGTGACTTCACCTCTGACCCAGCTCACCTTGCAGACATCTCCAGTGCAGTTCTTGGTGAAGGAAGAAAGCTCCAAGTCCGCCTCCTGCAGCATAAATGCGGCAGCCAGGTCAGAGCGGTGTAGCGCTGGTAACAGCAGAGATGCAGAAGTTAGGGACAAAGACCAGATGCTGCAGGAGAAGGACAAGCAGATCGAGGAACTCACCCGCATGCtgaaacagaagcagcagctggtggaGATGCTTAGGctacagctggagcaggagaagcGCTCTCAGCAATCACAGCCAGCCCcaacagccgcaggagaaggaACAGCCCTCGCCTCCAAACCAGGAGCATTCGGCACCCAGATCAAGAGTGAAAACGGTTTCCTGAGTTGCCAGTCTGCGAAGCAATCCAGTGGCCAAACAGACCAATTCAGCCCTGCACCAACCGCTAGCCAAATGGACACTTCGAATACAAGCCCAGTGCCAAAGAAAGCCGTGATAGTGAAGCAGGAGGTGCCAGCCGCGGAAGTAGAGCCACCATGCCAGTCCCACAGCCCGCGGCTTTTCCTTGGCCAGCAAGGGAGCGCCCTGAGCGACCTCATCAAGggcacccctccccccaccctcatCACTGACTCCACAGGGACCCACATCGTCCTCACCGTGACCAAGCAGAGCGCTGAGAGGCAGGGCCTCTCTCCCCACGGaaaggcagggagcagctgcccaCCCTTGCAGGTAGGCAAGGGTTGGATCCCATCACTGCTGCATTGGATCCCATCACTGCTCACATTTGGGttcctctctcctcttcccACTGCAGTTACCATAGGATGACTTAATGGGGTGGAAATTCAGTGCAGTAAATACTGAAAGGGCTGAGTTGCTCGCTACAGTGGCTGCTAGATCGTGGCTTTGTAAAACAGAGCAGTGTAAGCAGATCTTCAGCAAAACGACTGGAATTTGACAATGATGACCTGCATACAGCAGTGCACGATTGGCTCTGTGCATCACAGGCTGTTCAGCATTCTTCCAAACACATGGTTCTGccttttgtcaggcaggacctCAGGCTTGGATGACAAGAGTTTGCTGCCACAGTTCACTAGTTTTTGAAAGAACAACTATGCCTGTGGTAGTAAAATGAGCAGTGTATTTCACCTCTTGTCCTTTACTGTAGAGATCGTAGTTGGAGTGATAGATGGGTCATCTTATCTACCAAGAACTGAAATCAGACCCTGGGAGCAGACTGTTTGCTTTTTGGCTGCTCTTTGTTTTAATGAGTGTCAGTATTTCAGTGTTAACAAAGTCTTTCATCAGAAATGATTTACTGTTCCCCTGCTGGCATGAGCTCAGCACTTAACAGAAGTGTTCCGAGTGTTCCTTCCAGGAAGGGATAAATATGCCCAGGTTTTATGGCATATGTCAAACCCCAGCACCTTCCATGACATCAATGATAATTTTCATTCTCTGCTGATACATTTCTTGCACTTTCTGCAGAGCAAGTGGCAGTGTCTGCCATCAGGGACAGGCACTGAGCAGGCTATGTTTGCTGTATAGCAGGTGAGATGTTGGCAGCTGTCTAAACATCAGCATCCAGTGTCATCCTTGATACCCCAGAGTATCTCACCTGAACTCCACTGCTGCTCCACAAGAGCACAGCTCCTGTGTCAGGTCTGGCAGCCCTCGAGGCATGTCATGGGTAGCCCAGGGATTTAGGCTGGTACTACCTCCTCTCATAGGACTCTGAATTGCACCCCATCTGATTTCTCTGCTCAGTGAAAGAGAAGGATTGAATTTCATGAAGAATAAAGAGTGGGGAAAAACAAACTTACAAATCCTGTAAGAAACCTAAGCCCTGTGTCCATGTCATGTCTGGGGAATAACCTGTTATGGATACCCTTTTCTTTCCAGAGCGTACAATCATCACCCGCTAAACCTTCCAGCCAACCGCCGTGTCAGGTACCTACAAACACCCCTCAGCAGCCcacgcagcagcagcagcccagaggaCCAAACCAGTCTAAGGTAGCTCACTGCCTGCTCACTTTTCTgccttggttttgtttgtctgctGCCAGGGTTTGTACCCACAGGCAGATACCAGTGGGTGTTGTCTGTGGATTAAAAATGACGAGGGGCCAGAGTGGGCAGCCTTGATTCACAGGGATGTCCCAGATTGTTGAAGGAGTGCTGCTGAACAGAAAAGGTGGCTGCTGCATGGAGAGAGGGTGATCTGGGCAGAGTGCATGGTGCTGAAGGGGCATGCGAGCTCAGAGGGGTAAACAGGCTGTGACCTTTTAGTCTCTAGTAGTGCCGAGCATGCTGTAATTTCCATTCCCCTGCCTTGAGCATGCCAGTTAACCACCTCTTTGTGAAGTGCTATACTGCTTCAGGAAAGAGAGCACCTCTGCCTTTACCCCTCTCCAGGTGCTGGCTGTAAAgaggctctgctgtgcatctCTCCCTTTCTAGCCTGCTTAGCTGTAGCTCTAACCTGTAATTAAGATAAGATACAGAAAGATTATGAAGAGTTTTTAGAGCTTGGAGGATCATTTCTGAGTCAGTTCCTGGAAAGGATATGAAgacagaagtaatttctagtATATTTAGAGTGAGATACTTGCTTTGCAAAGGGTCAGTGCCTTGGTTTTACTTTGAGACCTTGGATAAAGTGCA encodes:
- the MRTFA gene encoding myocardin-related transcription factor A, whose protein sequence is MPPLKSPAAFHEQRRSLERARTEDYLKRKIRSRPERSELVRMHILEETSAEPSLQAKQLKLKRARLADDLNEKIAQRPGPMELVEKNILPVESSLKEAIIVGQVNYPKVADNSSFDEDSSDALSPEQPASHESQGSVPSPMDSRICEPLPSTTGTSLAQGSSQLQISADSSETLFLPEQPPPPLPPPPLLPPGLTNGVALTAAKPPPTLIKQSQPKSASEKSQRSKKAKDLKPKVKKLKYHQYIPPDQKQDKGAPPMDSSYAKILQQQQLFLQLQILNQQQQHYNYQTILPAPPKPPGEQQSGTSAPTVRNHSATVSSTSSVSSGSSGLMRQNSNSAVGKPGPLPANLDEMKVAELKQELKLRALPVSGTKTDLIERLRAYQEQNGAAGQTTPTPKPSTAAVLPKAAEVVVAFPTARLSTGPALVTTGIAPAEVVVATVTGGGVMKFGSTGSTPPVSPTPSERSQMSTGDENSGTGDTFGEMVTSPLTQLTLQTSPVQFLVKEESSKSASCSINAAARSERCSAGNSRDAEVRDKDQMLQEKDKQIEELTRMLKQKQQLVEMLRLQLEQEKRSQQSQPAPTAAGEGTALASKPGAFGTQIKSENGFLSCQSAKQSSGQTDQFSPAPTASQMDTSNTSPVPKKAVIVKQEVPAAEVEPPCQSHSPRLFLGQQGSALSDLIKGTPPPTLITDSTGTHIVLTVTKQSAERQGLSPHGKAGSSCPPLQSVQSSPAKPSSQPPCQVPTNTPQQPTQQQQPRGPNQSKSSSQPGSPAAPSPSQMDLEQQQHTPLFGTPPPPLSVPSVPMKEPPPGYEEAMKQQPKAQENGCSSQQMDDLFDILIESGEISADFKDQSSPAGKEPPVAPACSPPASSHPSSELAVPVSLGQPVPVGRLEDFLESSTGLPLLTAGHDGPEPLSLIDDLHSEMLSSSAILDHPPSPMDTSELHFAHEPSGGITLDLAEANLDSMDWLELPGGSVMSLAPLSTAAPSLFSTDFLDGHDLQLHWDSCL